Proteins co-encoded in one Phycisphaerae bacterium genomic window:
- a CDS encoding zf-HC2 domain-containing protein, with translation MSDCPSREQLAEYEAGRLPDSTAERLETHLKSCPTCRETFASLRAADRDSRTFRELFRGHSALLSGEDAATSDALADPNDRQAPSRSVSARDGGATSAWPIPDYERVALCGEGAYGSVWAVRDRIGVYRALKRIDLDRLARLGARCRERDALEIYCNRIARHPNLINIYHVGLVGSTFYYTMELADDQESHMSARRHLPPGYRPMTLATAMTDRLLRPDVAIEITRRLLRGLSRLHRNGLVHRDIKPSNIVFVDRQPKLADIGMVTILDREARPLGTPRYMPPDQATDMSADTFAIGRLLFEMLGGEDLEDIRELPRALELESSLWNLDEVMRIVKRACADSASQRYGDASAMLDDLEACGQVPFETMFREWERMEATAPRSTRLEAIELGRATLRALPWIFGILALLTLLYMLRLTLHLT, from the coding sequence ATGAGTGACTGTCCCTCCCGAGAGCAGTTGGCGGAATACGAAGCGGGCCGTCTGCCTGACAGCACCGCCGAGAGACTCGAGACTCACCTGAAATCGTGCCCGACATGCCGCGAGACGTTCGCCTCGCTTCGCGCCGCCGATCGCGACTCCCGGACGTTTCGAGAGCTTTTTCGCGGTCATTCCGCCCTGTTATCCGGGGAAGACGCCGCCACGAGCGACGCGCTGGCCGACCCCAATGACCGGCAAGCCCCTTCCCGGAGCGTTTCCGCCAGAGACGGCGGCGCAACGTCCGCCTGGCCGATCCCCGACTACGAGCGCGTCGCGCTGTGCGGCGAGGGAGCATACGGATCGGTCTGGGCCGTGCGCGATCGCATCGGCGTATACCGGGCGTTGAAGCGCATCGATCTCGACCGACTGGCTCGCCTGGGTGCGCGGTGCCGGGAGCGCGATGCCCTGGAGATTTACTGCAACCGCATTGCCCGACATCCGAATCTCATCAATATCTACCATGTCGGGCTAGTGGGCAGCACCTTCTATTACACAATGGAGCTGGCTGATGATCAGGAGAGCCACATGTCGGCGCGCCGGCATCTCCCCCCGGGATATCGTCCCATGACGCTCGCCACCGCCATGACGGATCGCCTGCTGCGACCGGATGTCGCCATTGAAATCACGCGTCGCCTTCTTCGAGGCTTGTCGCGTCTCCATCGCAACGGGCTGGTGCATCGCGACATCAAGCCCTCCAACATCGTGTTTGTGGACCGCCAACCCAAGCTCGCCGACATCGGCATGGTGACGATTCTCGACCGCGAAGCCCGCCCCCTCGGCACGCCTCGCTACATGCCACCGGATCAGGCGACGGACATGTCGGCCGATACGTTCGCCATCGGCCGGCTTCTATTCGAGATGCTTGGCGGTGAAGACCTGGAAGATATTCGCGAACTGCCGCGGGCGCTCGAACTGGAGAGTTCGTTGTGGAATCTTGACGAGGTCATGCGCATCGTGAAAAGGGCGTGTGCCGATTCCGCATCCCAGCGCTACGGCGATGCCTCGGCGATGCTGGATGATCTGGAGGCCTGCGGGCAGGTTCCCTTTGAGACCATGTTCCGCGAATGGGAACGCATGGAAGCGACTGCCCCGCGTTCCACGCGCCTCGAGGCGATCGAACTGGGAAGGGCGACGCTACGCGCTCTGCCGTGGATATTTGGCATTCTGGCGCTGCTGACGCTGTTGTACATGCTGCGGTTGACCCTGCACCTGACATGA
- the nhaA gene encoding Na+/H+ antiporter NhaA: MARKSHESSLSRRRTPLDAILRPFREFAGFQASGGIMLLAAAAVALVWANSPWKAGYDEFWSDTRLTIGPAGHGLTLTLGIWINDLLMALFFLLVGLEVKREILVGELATVRKATLPVLAALGGMAVPGTIYAALNLGGATLSGWGIPVATDIAFALGVLALFGSRIPTSLKVFLASLAIADDIGALLIIAIFYTEHLHMGALYISAGLVGLLVVLNLLHVMAPGAYLLVGAFLWYFVHESGVHATIAGVLVALTIPGRSRVDVRAFVDHGRRSLETFEDGLRGGPARIMTNSQLVDAVHELQGACEKVETPLQRLEHALHPWVAFVIVPLFALANAGISISVSEIQTMSSPVVFGVILGLVLGKPLGIMVFCGLAVRTGLSSLPSGVTWLHMAGVSCLAGIGFTMSLFITYLAFSDPHHIASAKLGVVAASFLAAAGGALFLVRSPSTDREHEQAPAAH, from the coding sequence ATGGCAAGAAAATCCCACGAAAGCAGCTTGTCTCGGCGGCGCACGCCCCTGGATGCGATTCTTCGCCCATTTCGGGAATTCGCAGGCTTTCAGGCGTCCGGCGGAATCATGCTGCTGGCGGCCGCTGCCGTGGCCCTGGTCTGGGCAAACTCGCCCTGGAAGGCCGGCTACGATGAATTCTGGTCGGACACGCGGCTGACGATCGGTCCGGCAGGGCACGGTCTGACGCTTACACTGGGCATTTGGATCAACGATCTCCTCATGGCCCTATTCTTCCTGCTCGTCGGCCTGGAGGTGAAGCGGGAGATTCTTGTCGGGGAGCTGGCCACGGTGCGCAAGGCGACGCTGCCGGTGCTGGCTGCACTCGGCGGCATGGCCGTACCCGGCACGATCTATGCGGCGCTGAATCTGGGCGGCGCCACCCTCTCGGGATGGGGGATACCGGTCGCGACGGACATCGCCTTCGCGCTGGGAGTTTTGGCGCTGTTCGGCTCGAGGATCCCGACGAGCCTCAAGGTCTTCCTCGCATCGCTGGCTATTGCGGACGATATCGGTGCACTTCTGATCATTGCGATCTTCTACACCGAGCACCTGCATATGGGAGCGTTGTACATTTCCGCCGGTCTGGTGGGACTGCTGGTTGTACTCAACCTGCTTCATGTCATGGCGCCGGGTGCTTACCTGCTGGTGGGGGCGTTCCTCTGGTATTTCGTCCATGAATCGGGAGTTCACGCCACGATTGCGGGTGTATTGGTGGCGCTGACCATTCCGGGGCGGTCGCGCGTGGATGTGCGCGCTTTCGTAGACCACGGCCGGCGATCGCTGGAGACCTTTGAAGATGGCCTGCGCGGCGGACCGGCACGGATCATGACCAATTCCCAATTGGTCGACGCCGTGCACGAGCTTCAAGGGGCATGCGAGAAAGTGGAGACACCACTCCAACGACTGGAGCACGCTTTGCATCCCTGGGTGGCTTTTGTCATCGTGCCCTTGTTTGCCCTCGCCAATGCGGGAATCTCGATCAGTGTTTCCGAAATTCAGACCATGAGCAGCCCGGTTGTGTTCGGTGTTATACTGGGGCTCGTTCTCGGCAAACCCCTCGGGATCATGGTGTTCTGCGGGCTCGCCGTCCGCACAGGGTTATCCAGCCTGCCCTCCGGCGTCACCTGGTTGCATATGGCGGGTGTTTCCTGCCTGGCCGGTATCGGGTTCACGATGTCCCTGTTCATTACGTACCTGGCGTTCTCCGATCCGCACCATATCGCGTCAGCCAAGCTGGGGGTGGTCGCCGCCTCCTTTCTTGCCGCAGCGGGTGGCGCCCTGTTCCTGGTTCGCTCGCCGTCGACGGATCGCGAGCATGAACAGGCACCGGCCGCCCATTGA
- a CDS encoding ACT domain-containing protein, which produces METCTQFSVFLVNKPGVLSQIFRALAKAKVNIETIAMMDSMEHGVLRMIVDDAAGARAVFKDLNLSVSEAEVLAVPLSNRPGAAADLCERLADAHINIGYMYCTSGGKGGKTTVVLKVPSISKAVKVLENNSRTTRRDMKVKLRNPTVSRR; this is translated from the coding sequence ATGGAGACGTGCACTCAGTTTTCCGTGTTTCTGGTCAACAAGCCGGGTGTTCTTTCGCAGATCTTCCGGGCGCTGGCCAAGGCCAAGGTCAACATCGAGACCATCGCCATGATGGATTCGATGGAACACGGGGTATTGCGAATGATCGTCGATGATGCGGCGGGGGCGCGGGCCGTTTTCAAGGACCTCAACCTCTCCGTGAGTGAGGCGGAGGTGCTGGCCGTTCCGTTGTCCAATCGTCCTGGCGCCGCGGCCGACCTTTGCGAGCGGCTTGCCGACGCGCACATCAACATCGGCTACATGTACTGCACATCAGGGGGCAAGGGCGGCAAGACCACGGTCGTGCTCAAGGTTCCGAGCATTTCCAAGGCCGTGAAGGTGCTGGAAAATAACAGCCGCACGACGCGCCGTGACATGAAAGTGAAGCTGCGGAATCCGACCGTTTCGCGGCGATAG
- a CDS encoding RNA-binding protein: MGRKLYVGNLSYNVGDVELAELFTPHGTVNSASVAIDRSTGQSRGFGFVEMGTDAEASAAIAALDGKALDGRSIKVNEARPPTRTGGGGGGAGRRNRW; the protein is encoded by the coding sequence ATGGGACGCAAGTTGTATGTCGGGAATCTGAGTTACAACGTCGGTGATGTAGAGCTCGCGGAGCTTTTCACACCGCACGGGACGGTTAACAGTGCTTCGGTTGCCATCGATCGGAGCACTGGCCAGAGTCGTGGATTCGGTTTCGTGGAGATGGGCACCGACGCCGAGGCAAGCGCTGCCATCGCCGCGTTAGATGGAAAAGCACTGGACGGCCGATCCATCAAGGTGAATGAAGCAAGGCCTCCGACACGCACCGGCGGCGGTGGTGGCGGCGCCGGTCGCCGAAATCGGTGGTAA
- a CDS encoding cation transporter: MDGQCSQGIRVSRLSVAFNGALALIKLAAGVLGHSAALVADSVESLADIFSSAIVWGGLVLAAKPADDDHPYGHGKAEPLAALAVAIMLLLAAVGIGLGAVREILLPGVVPAWYTLVVLIGVIALKEIFYRYQVGVGKRIGSVAVRADAWHHRSDALTSAAAAVGIAIALIGGPAYASADDWAALLACSIIVINGLNFARVAVAELMDTMPETAVVNGVHDVCHAVEGAELVEKVLVRKMGPRLYVDLHLEVDPEMSVRRAHVIAHEVKDAIMQRWPAVADVLVHVEPHLPPMAREAVNCREATVVNGKQVPAAELVPSQP; the protein is encoded by the coding sequence GTGGACGGCCAATGCAGTCAGGGCATCCGCGTATCGCGACTGAGCGTTGCCTTCAACGGGGCACTGGCACTGATCAAACTGGCGGCCGGCGTCCTGGGACACTCTGCCGCCCTTGTTGCTGACTCCGTCGAATCCCTTGCCGACATTTTTTCTTCCGCGATTGTGTGGGGCGGCCTCGTCCTAGCCGCGAAACCCGCCGACGACGATCATCCCTACGGACATGGAAAAGCCGAACCGCTCGCGGCGCTGGCCGTGGCGATCATGCTCCTGCTCGCCGCGGTTGGGATTGGCTTGGGCGCGGTTCGGGAAATTCTGCTGCCGGGAGTGGTCCCCGCGTGGTACACCCTTGTCGTCCTAATCGGCGTGATCGCACTGAAAGAAATCTTCTATCGGTATCAAGTCGGCGTTGGAAAGCGGATAGGCAGTGTCGCGGTGCGCGCGGACGCCTGGCATCACCGCAGCGACGCGCTGACGTCGGCCGCGGCTGCAGTGGGCATCGCCATCGCCCTGATCGGCGGACCCGCCTATGCGTCTGCCGACGACTGGGCCGCCTTGCTCGCCTGCAGCATCATCGTCATCAATGGACTGAACTTTGCCCGTGTAGCCGTTGCGGAGCTTATGGACACGATGCCGGAAACGGCCGTGGTTAACGGAGTGCATGACGTCTGCCACGCGGTGGAGGGGGCAGAGCTCGTGGAAAAGGTACTTGTCCGCAAGATGGGGCCACGGCTGTACGTGGACCTGCATCTGGAGGTGGACCCGGAGATGTCTGTGCGCCGTGCCCACGTTATCGCCCACGAAGTCAAGGATGCCATCATGCAACGCTGGCCCGCCGTTGCCGACGTGCTCGTTCACGTCGAACCGCATCTGCCGCCAATGGCACGAGAAGCAGTGAACTGCCGCGAAGCCACGGTCGTGAATGGCAAGCAGGTTCCAGCCGCCGAACTCGTCCCATCGCAGCCATAA
- a CDS encoding sigma-70 family RNA polymerase sigma factor translates to MDETRSSLLSRVRDFGDDSAWSEFDGVYRPMLAGYARRCGLGPAVAEEIAQECLAAIVDRIRDFRRQRSFRRWLRGMVTHKVADHLRREKRERRRPSGSHTAAGVRVSHPDEIWEQTWNASHLRYFIAGLRDEFAEHTLRAFAMYVLEERPVEEISRLLGMSPNQIYVAKSRVLRRLKDRYADQLEALYGGGT, encoded by the coding sequence ATGGACGAAACCCGCAGCAGCCTGCTCAGTCGTGTCCGCGACTTTGGGGACGACTCCGCATGGAGTGAGTTCGACGGCGTTTACCGTCCCATGCTGGCCGGGTACGCCCGCCGGTGCGGACTTGGTCCCGCCGTGGCCGAGGAAATCGCGCAGGAATGCCTGGCGGCCATCGTCGACCGCATCCGCGATTTCCGCAGGCAGCGAAGCTTCCGGCGCTGGCTGCGGGGAATGGTGACCCACAAGGTGGCCGATCATCTTCGCAGGGAAAAACGCGAACGGCGACGACCCTCCGGGTCGCATACGGCTGCCGGCGTTCGCGTCTCCCATCCCGACGAAATCTGGGAGCAGACCTGGAATGCTTCTCACCTGCGGTACTTCATCGCTGGTCTGCGTGACGAGTTCGCCGAGCACACGCTTCGGGCTTTCGCGATGTATGTACTGGAGGAGCGCCCCGTCGAGGAGATCTCTCGCCTGCTCGGCATGAGTCCCAATCAGATCTACGTGGCGAAGAGTCGCGTCCTTCGCCGATTGAAGGATCGCTATGCCGACCAACTCGAAGCCCTGTACGGGGGCGGAACATGA
- a CDS encoding DEAD/DEAH box helicase → MQLVEAIWHQAALHLWLRDARDSRSCAVAPLAGFLSRMGITAAAHSLLLQLPIAETGRNHTPGQSTDVEEASSSPRGEATTVIPALAALEVEALEIAPGEAFRFLLREDMLGGELQRSDSLRYWSKVAGFLAELLVRQRFVPALHRAAGGRLRGFWRVVLDDAATSRRLSDLIESMPPVCRSVRSPRGSAQASELVENFLWTLTDAVVRRCIGEDEIADSLRFTSSESQASPAARWLASVVGDDPWVVCEREEANTLHETIAAWLGKLEPDSLAYGVRTCLRLHVPEDAPDTLTSTASDNGDPSWKLTVHAQARHDPQLIIDADRLADQPGDDPRLLPRPFTDARRQLREDLHQAAQHVPALAPCAEPGGPWECRLNLAEAYTFLKEAAPRLEAEGIRIFQPQGWRAGRSRLQLWLDLSPAEDAPLNESRIGLDALVRYNWRVAIGDEELTPEEWQALTEAKLPLVRFRGDWLEMNPAQLRAAGDFVRRHPDGRMTVFEALRQTYIVEEAETGVPVAGMRGQGWVELLLNSTESNHRVESVPVPAAFHGVLRPYQREGLDWLAFLGRLGMGACLADDMGLGKTIQLIALLLHERENPAAPPGPTLLIVPMSLVGNWHREIVRFAPSVRILIHHGLGRLTGETFVEEAGTHDVVVSTYGLAHRDHEFLSRVNWHRIALDEAQNIKNPSAKQSAAVRSLPAVHRVALTGTPLENRLAELWSIIDFLNPGYLGGPREFRRRFAAPIEKQKDQQRATRLRQLIRPFVLRRLKSDPHIVEELPPKLEMTVFCNLTREQAALYDAVVKDMLAQIDDAGGMRRRGLILATLVKLKQICNHPAHYLSDGSPLPHRSGKCERLTEMLEEVLAEGDRALVFTQFREMGSLLQAHLHRTLGSPILFLHGGTPERERNRLVERFQSGNGEAPVFLLSLKAGGFGLNLTAANHVFHFDRWWNPAVEDQATDRTHRIGQTRQVQVHKFVSIGTLEERIAAMMEEKRNLAERIIGSGEEWLTELSTDALRELFALSREAVVEE, encoded by the coding sequence ATGCAGCTTGTCGAAGCGATCTGGCACCAAGCCGCTCTCCATCTCTGGCTGCGCGATGCGCGGGACTCGCGATCGTGTGCGGTCGCTCCCTTGGCGGGTTTCCTTTCTCGAATGGGGATCACTGCCGCCGCGCATTCCCTCCTGCTGCAGCTTCCAATTGCGGAAACGGGGCGCAATCACACGCCGGGACAATCCACCGACGTGGAAGAGGCGTCGTCATCGCCGCGCGGCGAAGCGACGACCGTGATACCCGCTCTCGCCGCGCTGGAAGTCGAGGCGCTCGAGATCGCACCCGGTGAAGCGTTTCGGTTCCTGCTGCGCGAAGACATGCTTGGCGGAGAGCTTCAACGGAGCGATTCGTTACGGTACTGGTCGAAGGTTGCCGGATTCCTTGCGGAGTTGCTGGTACGACAGCGCTTCGTACCGGCCCTGCATCGTGCAGCCGGCGGTCGACTCCGCGGATTCTGGCGTGTCGTACTTGACGATGCGGCGACTTCGCGTCGTTTGTCCGATCTGATCGAAAGTATGCCGCCCGTCTGCCGGTCAGTGCGATCGCCGCGGGGTTCGGCCCAGGCTTCCGAGCTCGTGGAGAACTTCCTCTGGACATTGACCGATGCTGTGGTGCGCCGCTGCATCGGCGAGGACGAGATTGCCGATTCCCTGCGCTTTACGTCGTCCGAGTCACAAGCCTCGCCGGCGGCAAGGTGGCTTGCTTCCGTCGTGGGGGATGACCCGTGGGTTGTGTGTGAGCGCGAAGAGGCAAACACGCTACACGAGACCATTGCCGCGTGGCTGGGAAAGCTGGAGCCGGATTCACTGGCCTATGGCGTTCGAACCTGTCTGCGTCTGCACGTGCCGGAGGATGCGCCGGACACGCTGACTTCGACCGCCTCCGATAACGGGGATCCGTCATGGAAGCTGACGGTTCATGCGCAGGCGCGCCATGACCCGCAGTTGATCATCGACGCCGACCGGCTGGCTGATCAGCCCGGCGACGATCCGAGATTGCTGCCCCGGCCGTTCACCGATGCCCGCCGTCAACTGCGCGAGGATTTGCATCAAGCCGCCCAGCACGTTCCGGCGTTGGCACCGTGTGCCGAGCCCGGCGGTCCGTGGGAGTGCCGCTTGAACCTTGCCGAGGCGTACACCTTTCTCAAGGAGGCCGCGCCGCGCCTCGAGGCGGAGGGCATACGTATCTTTCAGCCGCAAGGGTGGCGGGCCGGCCGTTCCCGATTGCAGCTCTGGCTCGACCTGTCCCCCGCGGAAGATGCGCCGCTGAATGAATCGCGGATCGGGCTCGATGCACTCGTTCGCTACAACTGGCGTGTTGCCATTGGTGACGAAGAGCTGACACCGGAAGAGTGGCAAGCCCTCACGGAAGCGAAGCTGCCCCTGGTGCGATTTCGCGGTGATTGGTTGGAGATGAATCCGGCGCAGCTCCGTGCCGCGGGAGATTTCGTGCGGCGGCATCCCGACGGCCGGATGACCGTTTTCGAGGCGTTGCGCCAGACGTACATCGTGGAAGAGGCCGAGACGGGCGTGCCGGTGGCGGGCATGCGCGGGCAAGGCTGGGTCGAGCTCCTGCTGAATTCGACCGAATCGAATCACCGCGTCGAGTCCGTTCCAGTGCCTGCGGCGTTTCACGGCGTGCTTCGTCCTTACCAGCGTGAGGGGCTGGACTGGCTGGCATTCCTGGGGCGCCTGGGGATGGGCGCCTGCCTGGCCGACGATATGGGTCTGGGGAAGACGATTCAGCTCATCGCCCTCCTGCTGCACGAACGAGAGAACCCCGCTGCGCCGCCGGGTCCGACGCTGCTCATCGTTCCGATGTCGTTGGTCGGCAACTGGCATCGGGAGATCGTCCGTTTTGCGCCAAGCGTTCGCATCCTGATCCATCACGGTCTGGGGCGCCTGACGGGCGAGACGTTTGTCGAAGAGGCTGGAACACACGATGTCGTCGTCTCGACGTATGGTCTTGCTCACCGTGACCACGAATTTCTCTCGCGGGTGAATTGGCACCGCATTGCTCTCGATGAGGCACAGAACATCAAGAACCCATCCGCGAAGCAATCCGCGGCCGTGCGCTCCTTGCCGGCGGTTCATCGTGTCGCCCTGACGGGAACGCCGCTGGAGAATCGCCTGGCGGAGCTCTGGTCGATTATCGATTTTCTCAACCCCGGTTACCTCGGCGGACCTCGCGAGTTTCGCCGCCGGTTTGCCGCGCCCATCGAGAAGCAGAAGGACCAGCAGCGGGCCACGCGCCTTCGCCAGCTCATTCGACCGTTTGTGCTCAGGCGATTGAAGAGCGATCCGCACATTGTCGAGGAACTGCCGCCCAAGCTGGAGATGACCGTTTTCTGCAACCTGACCCGCGAGCAGGCGGCGTTGTACGATGCGGTGGTCAAGGACATGCTGGCGCAAATTGACGATGCGGGAGGGATGCGCCGGCGCGGCCTGATCCTTGCCACGCTGGTCAAGCTCAAACAGATCTGCAATCACCCGGCCCATTACCTCAGCGATGGATCGCCGCTGCCGCATCGCAGTGGAAAGTGTGAACGATTAACGGAGATGCTTGAGGAGGTGCTGGCCGAGGGCGATCGGGCGCTGGTGTTCACGCAGTTTCGCGAAATGGGCAGCCTGCTTCAGGCTCATCTGCACCGCACGCTCGGGAGCCCCATTTTGTTTCTGCACGGCGGAACTCCCGAGCGGGAGCGCAATCGCCTCGTCGAACGATTCCAGTCGGGCAATGGCGAAGCGCCGGTATTCCTGCTGTCGCTCAAGGCCGGCGGGTTTGGCTTGAATCTTACCGCCGCCAATCACGTCTTCCACTTTGATCGCTGGTGGAACCCCGCCGTGGAAGATCAGGCGACCGATCGCACGCATCGCATCGGGCAGACACGACAGGTCCAGGTCCACAAGTTCGTGAGCATCGGCACGCTGGAGGAACGCATTGCGGCAATGATGGAGGAAAAGCGAAACCTCGCGGAGCGGATCATCGGCAGCGGGGAGGAGTGGCTGACGGAACTCTCCACCGACGCCTTGCGCGAGTTGTTCGCCCTTTCACGGGAGGCGGTGGTGGAGGAATGA
- a CDS encoding HAD family hydrolase, translating to MKLIVEFDGPIADVLPVYYLVYKRAAGAVGWAAVDEPTFRGALRRQGRQAAILPGARPAKVAELWKSFDRWIEGEEAIEAASVQQDAASALPALVNEAPVTVVTLGSNLIARRRMLERAELTRFVSRMEALSDDPRQRVAELRALGQNDPRTVVVASTDVLVRAAAEAECLTIGLACGTCLENRLHQAGVSLVMSGLTELADSLRRGAPELVSAGMLPPSNA from the coding sequence TTGAAGCTCATTGTCGAGTTTGACGGACCCATCGCCGACGTTCTGCCCGTCTATTACCTCGTGTACAAGCGCGCCGCCGGAGCGGTCGGATGGGCCGCCGTGGACGAACCGACGTTTCGAGGGGCCCTGCGTCGCCAGGGACGCCAGGCCGCGATCCTGCCGGGAGCGCGCCCGGCGAAAGTTGCTGAGCTTTGGAAGAGCTTCGATCGCTGGATCGAGGGGGAAGAGGCCATTGAGGCGGCTTCGGTCCAGCAGGACGCGGCGTCGGCGCTTCCGGCATTGGTCAACGAGGCGCCGGTTACCGTGGTAACGCTGGGGAGCAATCTGATCGCCCGCCGGCGCATGCTGGAGCGCGCGGAACTCACGCGGTTCGTGTCGCGAATGGAGGCGCTCAGCGACGATCCGCGGCAGCGCGTTGCCGAGCTGCGCGCACTCGGCCAGAACGATCCTCGCACCGTGGTCGTTGCGTCGACCGATGTGCTTGTTCGCGCGGCAGCCGAGGCGGAGTGCCTTACCATCGGACTGGCTTGCGGTACGTGCCTCGAAAACCGCCTACATCAGGCGGGTGTGAGTCTGGTCATGTCAGGACTGACCGAACTGGCCGACTCCCTGCGCCGCGGAGCGCCGGAGCTCGTGTCCGCGGGCATGCTTCCGCCCTCCAACGCCTGA
- a CDS encoding phosphotransferase gives MTPLQFTKSVRSLKRIRQIAQVLSQQGFGYLVAQLNLARYLPVWMLRRRRSRAAAEPKTIGKRMADICSTLGPTFVKFGQLLTTRPDLLPAEILDELSKLQDRVPPFDGSDAMRMIEEELKRPIGECFATIESTPVASGSIGQVHLARTLEGVDVVVKVQRPGIKETIATDMDLLRWLADSLERFVPELAPYRPRMLASELEQLLTRELDFVNEASAAQRLGDAFAETEGIHIPKVYWNLSSSRILTLKVVPGRNLNTILAEAESGVSDLNRRTTGRRLVDCFLKQVFEVGLFHADPHPGNIFIDPPSQVALLDFGQVGTITDDLMTQIVVMVYAAVNREIDVIVDALADLDALGESTDRRQLSRALLTLLDKYHGQPIKRINLGALLNEFTDIVRQHDVIIPRDVLMLIKSTALVSSVTQRLDPELDVLEPLGQRLREVIRQRLSPSRISRDSKVWGWHLFNLTRAAPRQLREVLRKMAAGGWRLRLRHENIDRLTDELDRSSNRLAFSVVIAAIIVGSSIVVSANTSLTVFNIKFQYFGIAGYLFAGLLGLGLSWAIFRSGRLH, from the coding sequence ATGACGCCCCTCCAGTTCACCAAGAGCGTCCGCAGCCTCAAGCGAATCCGCCAGATTGCGCAGGTCCTTAGCCAACAGGGATTTGGCTATCTCGTGGCCCAGCTCAACCTGGCCCGCTATCTGCCCGTCTGGATGCTGAGACGTCGGCGGAGCCGCGCCGCCGCAGAACCGAAGACGATCGGCAAGCGGATGGCCGACATCTGCTCGACGCTCGGCCCCACGTTCGTCAAATTCGGGCAACTTCTGACGACCCGTCCCGACCTCCTCCCTGCCGAAATCCTCGACGAGCTCAGCAAACTTCAGGACCGCGTGCCTCCTTTTGATGGCAGCGACGCGATGCGCATGATCGAGGAGGAGCTCAAGCGCCCCATTGGCGAATGCTTCGCAACGATCGAGTCGACCCCCGTCGCCAGTGGATCGATCGGACAAGTTCACCTCGCGCGAACGCTGGAAGGCGTCGACGTCGTCGTAAAAGTCCAGCGGCCGGGGATCAAGGAAACCATCGCCACCGACATGGACCTGCTTCGCTGGCTGGCGGATTCCCTCGAGCGTTTCGTTCCGGAGCTGGCTCCATACCGCCCCAGAATGCTCGCTTCGGAGCTCGAACAGCTTCTCACCCGGGAGCTGGATTTCGTCAATGAAGCATCCGCGGCGCAACGCCTGGGCGACGCTTTCGCCGAGACGGAAGGCATCCACATTCCCAAGGTCTACTGGAACCTCTCCTCATCGCGAATCCTGACGCTGAAGGTCGTCCCGGGGCGGAACCTGAACACGATTCTGGCGGAAGCCGAGTCCGGCGTATCGGACCTGAACCGCCGTACGACTGGCCGGCGCCTCGTGGACTGCTTCCTGAAGCAGGTCTTCGAAGTCGGGCTGTTCCACGCCGATCCCCACCCCGGGAACATCTTCATCGATCCTCCCTCACAGGTGGCGCTTCTCGACTTCGGACAGGTCGGCACCATCACGGACGACTTGATGACGCAGATCGTCGTCATGGTCTATGCCGCGGTGAACCGGGAAATCGATGTGATCGTCGACGCCCTGGCCGACCTTGATGCCCTCGGCGAGAGCACCGACCGCCGGCAGTTGTCCCGGGCGTTGCTCACGCTGCTGGACAAGTACCATGGCCAGCCGATCAAGCGCATCAACCTCGGCGCTTTGCTCAACGAATTCACGGATATTGTGCGTCAGCACGACGTTATTATTCCCCGCGACGTGCTGATGCTCATCAAGTCGACGGCCCTGGTCTCCTCCGTCACGCAGCGGCTGGATCCTGAACTCGATGTGCTCGAACCGCTCGGGCAGCGGTTGCGCGAGGTGATTCGCCAGCGGCTCTCCCCCTCGCGCATATCGCGGGATTCGAAGGTATGGGGCTGGCACCTGTTCAATCTGACCCGCGCTGCGCCGCGGCAACTGCGCGAGGTCCTGCGAAAGATGGCCGCGGGCGGCTGGCGCCTGCGCCTGCGACACGAAAACATCGATCGACTTACCGACGAACTGGACCGTTCGAGCAACCGCCTGGCATTCAGCGTGGTGATCGCCGCGATTATCGTGGGCAGTTCCATCGTGGTGAGCGCGAATACATCACTGACTGTGTTCAATATCAAATTCCAGTACTTCGGCATTGCGGGGTACCTGTTTGCCGGACTGCTGGGCCTGGGCCTGAGCTGGGCGATTTTCAGAAGTGGGAGGTTGCATTGA